A stretch of Brachyhypopomus gauderio isolate BG-103 chromosome 3, BGAUD_0.2, whole genome shotgun sequence DNA encodes these proteins:
- the LOC143509593 gene encoding uncharacterized protein LOC143509593 has protein sequence MCFSIPVLTPYSRRQYKHHYRKRTTSNLIYPPLSTNTPIIATGGLWNCQSAVQKADFITAIAAHQSLDFLALTETWITPENSATPAALSSAFSFSHSPRQTGRGGGTGLLLSSCWRFTPCTFPQITISTFEYHAVTVRFPTTLHIIVVYRPPCTLGNFTEELDTLLSVLPNDETPLLLLGDFNLPTDKLQSSGVLPLLSSFNLNLTQSSPTQRAGNVLDLVFTRPPAVMDIAVTPLHCSDHHLVSFSLSLPPHRHTLTATGTTTIRHDFVTFFEEKVNTIRSTFSLVPVPTVSPPTPPFSLTSFSPLSAETVLQLLTSSSPTTCPLDPIPSTLLQTISHELLPFISTIINNSLSSGIVPSSFKAARVVPILKKPNLDATNISNYRPNQLQDPNQSGFKPAHSTETALIAVTEKLHAARANGLSSVLILLDLSAAFDTVNHEILLSILSGLGITGNAWTWFASYLEGRSYQVTWGGSTSTPCKLSTGVPQGSVLGPLLFSLYTRSLGESISAHGFSYHCYADDTQLFFSFPPSDTQVSARISACLKDIASWMAAHHLKLNPSKTEMLYIPARASPHRDLSISFENTVITPSMEARSLGVVVDNQLSFTAHVANTTRSCRFALHNIRRIRPFLSREATQVLVQSLVISRLDYCNSLLAGLPMHAIKPLQLIQNAAARLVFNLPKFSHVTPLLSSLHWLPVAARIKYKTLVLAYKAKNGPAPPYLMAMVKPRCIPRALRASSMSRLDPPSSRTHGRQASRLFSVLAPRWWNELPLCVRTSESLAVFRRRLKTHLFQVHFA, from the exons atGTGTTTTTCCATCCCTGTTCTTACTCCCTATAGTCGCCGTCAATACAAACATCACTACAGAAAACGCACTACCAGTAACCTCATCTACCCTCCACTCTCAACAAACACCCCGATCATTGCGACCGGGGGGCTCTGGAACTGCCAGTCTGCAGTCCAGAAAGCAGACTTCATCACAGCCATTGCAGCTCATCAGTCCCTTGACTTCTTGGCCCTAACAGAGACATGGATCACCCCAGAGAACTCTGCTACTCCTGCTGCCCTGTCATCTGCATTTTCCTTCTCGCACtctccaagacagactggaaggggaggtggcacTGGATTGCTTCTGTCCAGTTGCTGGCGCTTTACTCCTTGCACTTTCCCACAAATTACCATCTCAACATTTGAGTATCATGCTGTCACTGTACGCTTCCCAACCACACTTCACATCATTGTTGTTTATCGTCCACCCTGCACCCTAGGTAACTTCACTGAGGAATTAGACACACTTCTGAGCGTCCTCCCTAATGATGAAACTCCTCTTCTTCTGCTTGGTGACTTCAACCTCCCAACAGATAAACTACAATCATCTGGCGTTCTTCCTTTGCTGTCATCAttcaacctcaacctcacccaGTCTTCTCCAACACAGAGAGCAGGCAATGTCCTAGACCTGGTCTTCACTAGACCACCTGCAGTGATGGACATTGCAGTAACTCCTCTCCACTGTTCAGATCATCACCTTGTATCTTTCTCCTtatctcttcctccccaccgtcACACCCTTACTGCTACAGGCACTACCACCATCCGTC atgattttgtcaccttctttgaagagaaggtCAATACGATTCGCAGCACCTTTTCCCTGGTCCCTGTTCCCACTGTgtcccctcctactcctcccttttctctaacctccttctctcctctctcagctgagacggtgcttcagctgctgacatccagcagtcccaccacatgccctctggaccccatcccatccacactcctccagacaatctcccacgaactcctccctttcatctcgaccatcatcaacaactccttatcttcaggaattgtgccatcatcattcaaggcggctagggtggtgccaatcctaaagaaacccaaccttgatgccaccaacatcagcaactacagaccg aaccagcttcaggaccccaaccaatctggcttcaagccggcacattctacggaaactgcactcattgcagtaactgagaaactccatgcggctagagcaaatggactatcatcagttctgattctgcttgacctttcggctgcctttgacacagtcaatcatGAGATCCTTCTGTCCATCCTCTCAGGCCTTGGTATCACTGGCAATGCATGGACAtggtttgcatcctacctggagggtcgttcctaccaagtaacatggggaggatcaacatccacgccatgcaaactctccaccggtgttccacaaggctcagtactgggtccacttcttttttccctttatacccgctctctgggtgagtcaatatctgcacatggcttctcttatcactgttatgcggatgacacccagctcttcttttccttcccaccctctgacacacaggtttcagctcgaatctctgcatgtctgaaagacattgcctcttggatggcagctcaccacctaaagcttaacccaagcaagacggagatgctgtacatccctgcaagagccagtcctcatcgtgatctttctatctcattcgagaacaccgtgatcactccatccatggaagcgcgtagccttggtgtagttgtcgacaatcagctctccttcacggcccacgttgctaacacaacacgatcatgcagattcgcccttcacaacattcggaggattcggccatttctctctagggaggccactcaggtccttgtccagtcccttgttatctcaagactggactactgcaactccctactggctggtcttcctatgcatgccatcaaacccctgcaactgatccagaacgctgcagctcggttggtcttcaaccttcccaagttcagccatgtcactcccttgctgtcctccctccactggcttccggtagctgcccgcatcaaatataaaaccctggtgctggcctacaaagcaaagaatggtccagctcctccttacttgatggccatggtaaaacccagatgcatacctagagccctccgcgcctcaagtatgtctcgtcttgaccctccatcatccaggacacatgggagacaagcatccagacttttctctgtcctggctccaaggtggtggaatgaacttcccttgtgtgtccgaacatcggagtcacttgctgtcttcagacgccgactgaagacccacctctttcaagtgcactttgcataa